A stretch of DNA from Alteromonas gilva:
TAAATCAGCGTGACTGCGGGTCGATTCAGAACTTGTAGCTGATACCGCCGCGCAGCATGCGTGGTTCAATCGGGTGATAGTGCACGTCTTCAACACCGTCTTCGGGTTCGCCCGGTAAGCGGCTGGCATACAGGTAATCAATATCGTGGTCGTTACTGTCAAATACATTCAGCACCGACACTGACGCCTGCCAGTTGCCTGTCTCATACACCAGGTTGGTATTAACCACCGTAAATGTGTCTGACTCGCGCTGCTTAAAGCTGTCTAAGGTGCGCTTGCCAAAATACCGAACGCGCACATCGGTACGCCAGTTATCATTCATTTGCCAGTTAAGCCCAAGGCTGGCAACGACCGGCAGCGAACCATCGATGTAATTACCTTCTCCGGCTTCATCTTCGGTAAAAGTAGACTCGGTCCAGGCAATTTCGAGATCGGTGGTGAGGTTGGCGGTAAACCAGTAATAGGCCGAAAACTCCACTCCCCAACGACGTGAGGCGCGGCTGGCTTCGGTGTTGCCAGCATCGCCAACAAACAGCAGCTCGGAGTCGTTTTCCAGATACCACAGCGCCCATGAGGCATTGTACTGGCGGTATTTCGCTACTCGCAGGCCCAGTTCGGCGCCTTCGCCTCTAACAAGCATATCCACAGGCTCGGCAGCATCGCCGGACACCGGGTCAATACTTATTACCGCGCCCCGGGCATCATTAGAGTGAAATGACTGGCCAAGGTTAAAGTAGGCCTGCCAGGCATCATCGATAATATAGCTGATACCGCCTTTTAAGCTGGTGATAGTGTCGCTGTCCTCACCACTGTTGGCGGCAATATCGCTATTTACGTCAACGCTGAGGTAGTCATGACGGATACCGGCATGGGCACTGAGCCTGTTGGTGAGCGTCACGTCGGCTTCGTAAAAAGCCGAAACCGAGTACTCGCTGGCATTGTCGACGCGTACCGCGCCCTGGCGGACTCTGGCGCTGGTGCGATATAAGCCGACTTCGTCAATGTTATCAATACGAAAGTCGATACCGGTTTTTACATGCACATGCGCACTGCCCATAGGGCCGGAAAAAAAGCGCATAACGGTACCACCATAAATTTGCCGGTCGTCGACCTGCTCAAACTGGTCGCCGCTGTCAGGGTTATCTAAAAAGTAGGTGAAGTTAGAAAACAGATTAAGGTTGCTCTGCACCGCATAGGCGTTAACCAGCCAGTCATTCGACTGCCAGTTGAGCGATAAGCTGTAGCGATCCGATTCGCCGCCCAGCGTGGTATCGATGGAGCCCAGTTCGTCAATGAGGCCACTTTGTACCGCCCGGCGCGGAATTTGATCGGCGGCATTCCAGCTATTGTCGTAGCCCATAAACGTGATGTGTAAACGACTGTCGGTGTTGTCCTGCCGGTAGCGTACAAATACATTTTTCTTATTGATGTCTTCGTCGATGTCGGTCCAGGGACCATCGTAGGTTTGCCATTCAGCCCCCACGGCCAGGTTGTCCTGCCCCAGTGTCAGGTTGGTGGCAGCGACCGAGCGCAGAAAGCCGTTTTCGCCTAATTCAACCTTGGCAAACGGCTGATTAAATGCCGAGACCAGGGCAAAATTTGCCGAGCCTGCCACCGAGAAGTCGCCCTGGGTAGCCCGGTAAGGGCCTTTTTGATAATCGATTTGCTGAATAAATTCTGGCGTAATAAAGTTGAGATCGGAATAGCCCTGACCATGGCCGTGGGTACGCATGTTCACCGGCATACCATCGATATTAATACTAAAATCAGTACCATGATCAAGATTAAAGCCACGCAGGAAATACTGGTTGGCTTTGCCTGAGCCGCTGTGCTGCGTTACCACCATGCCGGGCACAAATTCAAGCACTTCGCCGGCGCGCAGCAGTGGCCGACGTTCGATATCACCGGCGCCAATAACCCCTTCAGAAGCCGAAATAGAATCACCAACCAAATCACTTTGTTTACCAAAAACGACGACCCGCTCTATATGCGGCCCGTCGGCAAAAACGGAAAATGAAGACAACAGCGATAAACATAGAATGGAATATTTCATATTTACTTAGTAGTTAAAACAATGACTACTAATACTAACGCGCAGCCTGCTAGCTTGGATGCACTAATGGGGTGGTTTATTTATAAATTACGACCACCGGATTGAGTAACGCCGGGGCTGATGCGTATTTAAGCGTTGCGCTGTAGTGAAGGCGCCCAAAAAGTAAGCACATAAACCAGTCGCATTGGCGCTTTATAATACCTGTACCAGCAGCAAACCGGTTGCCGCTTGCAGTAACAGGCCGATGAGCAACACAACACCATCTTTGTTGAGCAGACCCACAGCGGTAATAGTGATAGCAAACGCCGGCACTGCCGCGGCAAACGGGATAACCTCAAGCGGGATCATGCTCAGTGATACCAGCGCGCAATACAGCGCTATGACTCTGGAGGCGGGACTATCGGTGAGTCCTGTCAGGCGTGGGGTCAGTATCTTTTCGGCGTTAACAATATAGGGCTTGAACTTATTAATGGCCCTTTTCAGCTTGTCGTGATTGAGCGAGCGTTCTTTGAGTACCTTCGGTAGCCAGGGCTCGCCAGCCCCCAGTGCCATTTGCAGGCAGATCATAAATAAGGTGATACCACAGATAGTGGGTACCCCTGGTATTGCACCGGTCGGCAGCAGGGCAATAAGCGCCGGTATCAGTAACAGTGGCGCGAATCCCCGGCTCTCAAATTTACTTACTACCTCGCCAACAGACACATCGCCGTCGGTTTTCGCCAGCAAGTCATCCATTAACTCACTCATTTTGGTTTTGCTCATATACCCTTTGCCCCGGTGCAAATAAGAAAGCATTCCCCTCACAAACAGGGTTACATTAACGGGCTGTGAATACCAGTTAACTTTTGTGGCGTTACCAGTGTGGTGAAACGGGGTTGGTATATCATGCCAGGCGTTGGAGATTAGATGCAGAAGGGCAATACTGCCGGCACGTGCTGATGGCGCACATGCCGGCAAAAAAGCGGGCTTAGTAAATAACGCCGACCGCATCCATGTTGTAGTCGGTATAAGTATTATACTCCCCTTTTAACCACAAAATCGCGTCCTGCTTATCGCTGGTGGCAAAGATAGGGCGGATATTATCGCCCGCTGAGTCGTCGCTAAGGCGTTGCCAGCTTATGGTGCTTACATTGTCTTTTAAACCGATAGACGCGTGGTAGACGTGGTAGCCGTCAGTACTGTTTTCGCCGCTTTCAGGGTTCGCGTTAGTGGCAATCACCGCGTGGCTGGGATCTTCCGGGTTCAGGCTGATAAGACCGGTATAGCTGGCTTCCCGTTCGTACAATCGGGTGCCGGCGAAAGCCACTTCACGGTCGTGCCATTGTTTACCATCCCAGGAAGCAATGCGATAACGTTGATCGTTATTGCTCAGGTACAGGGTGTAGGCAATGTGCGGGTAGCCGTTGCTGTCCAATACGATATCGCTGGTCCAGGCGCTGTTTTCGGCGCTCAGTTCATGACCTCTGAAGTTGCCACCGCCGCCCGTGAAAATCTTTTCGGCCTCTGATGGCATCAGTGCACCGTCTTTTTCGAGATTTTTAATATAGGTTCCATCGACCTTGTAAAAGTTACCATGGCGGAACTCGGCATAGTACAGGCTGTTACCAAAATCCCGCGGATGGGCATCGGTAAATGATATGGCGATGGTGTCCTGGTCATTGCTGGCATAGCGTGCATAAGGGCGCTGTGTGCCGTTTAATTCATCCTGAATAAAGTGTTTGGTGGTATTCCAGCTGCTGCCGTGATCATCAGAGGTCACATACGACGGATTCCACTGAATGCCGCGGTACAGATTGTACAATTTACCCTCGTCTGCCAGATTAAACAGGTTCATATAGGTGACCGATTCGGGTTGTTCAATAACCTGTTCATCGCCCCACTGCAGATAGTTTTTGTCATCAGAGATACGGTAATAGTGCACATTCTCGGTACTGTGGCGGGCATAAACAGTGAGCACACTGCCATCAGGGCGGGCATAAAAGACCGGCGAATTATGATCGTCATGGTCAAAGTCTTCGTGTAACACAACCCGACCGGCAACCTGTTGGCTGTTTAAATCATAGATTCCGGCGACGGCA
This window harbors:
- a CDS encoding TonB-dependent receptor, which codes for MKYSILCLSLLSSFSVFADGPHIERVVVFGKQSDLVGDSISASEGVIGAGDIERRPLLRAGEVLEFVPGMVVTQHSGSGKANQYFLRGFNLDHGTDFSINIDGMPVNMRTHGHGQGYSDLNFITPEFIQQIDYQKGPYRATQGDFSVAGSANFALVSAFNQPFAKVELGENGFLRSVAATNLTLGQDNLAVGAEWQTYDGPWTDIDEDINKKNVFVRYRQDNTDSRLHITFMGYDNSWNAADQIPRRAVQSGLIDELGSIDTTLGGESDRYSLSLNWQSNDWLVNAYAVQSNLNLFSNFTYFLDNPDSGDQFEQVDDRQIYGGTVMRFFSGPMGSAHVHVKTGIDFRIDNIDEVGLYRTSARVRQGAVRVDNASEYSVSAFYEADVTLTNRLSAHAGIRHDYLSVDVNSDIAANSGEDSDTITSLKGGISYIIDDAWQAYFNLGQSFHSNDARGAVISIDPVSGDAAEPVDMLVRGEGAELGLRVAKYRQYNASWALWYLENDSELLFVGDAGNTEASRASRRWGVEFSAYYWFTANLTTDLEIAWTESTFTEDEAGEGNYIDGSLPVVASLGLNWQMNDNWRTDVRVRYFGKRTLDSFKQRESDTFTVVNTNLVYETGNWQASVSVLNVFDSNDHDIDYLYASRLPGEPEDGVEDVHYHPIEPRMLRGGISYKF
- a CDS encoding exopolysaccharide biosynthesis protein, which encodes MSKTKMSELMDDLLAKTDGDVSVGEVVSKFESRGFAPLLLIPALIALLPTGAIPGVPTICGITLFMICLQMALGAGEPWLPKVLKERSLNHDKLKRAINKFKPYIVNAEKILTPRLTGLTDSPASRVIALYCALVSLSMIPLEVIPFAAAVPAFAITITAVGLLNKDGVVLLIGLLLQAATGLLLVQVL